The proteins below are encoded in one region of Dioscorea cayenensis subsp. rotundata cultivar TDr96_F1 chromosome 18, TDr96_F1_v2_PseudoChromosome.rev07_lg8_w22 25.fasta, whole genome shotgun sequence:
- the LOC120281589 gene encoding pentatricopeptide repeat-containing protein At1g09410, mitochondrial-like, giving the protein MLKFFLSSQRCNLFPPLSFLLRHSHFHSSSDVLNHNLEIAASGRAGRIQDARKLFDQMPSRDVVSWNAIITAYWQNNDFVESRKLFDLMPLRNVVSWNSMIAACFHNGLVDEALWYFLKMPARNVASYNAVISGFVRFDRMDDAVRIFEAMPVKNVISYTAMVDGFASNGEVDKARELFDQMLEKNVVSWTVMISGYVENERFEDARKLFDEMPEKNVIAFTAMITGYCKEGRVNEARRMFDGLKQKDVVSWNAMISGYAHNGYSEEALKLHIQMVESGMKADHATLIAVLTSCSALALLHQGKQIHAIATKNSLDSNISLCNALVTMYSRCGSINDSEAVFLNIPTRDLVSWNTIIAAYAQHGEYQKALSFFHEMEGNGLKPNGITFLSILSACGHAGKVNESLYWIDLMGSKYEIAPRPEHYSCLVDTLSRAGRLEKAYEYIKQMPFEAEGSVWGALLGACLMHSNVKLGELAAEKLVQLDPQNSGAYVMLSNIYAAGGMWVDVTKIRGVMKEQGAKKQPGYSWTEISNKVHFFLGGDVSHPDINKIHLELKRISLHMKITYDQVLWPELSFISDSR; this is encoded by the exons ATGCTCAAGTTTTTTCTCAGTTCCCAAAGATGTAATCTTTTTCCACCTCTAAGCTTTCTCCTCCGCCACTCTCACTTCCACTCCTCCTCCGATGTCCTCAATCACAACCTTGAAATCGCGGCATCCGGCCGTGCTGGCCGTATTCAAGACGCACGCAAGCTGTTCGACCAAATGCCGAGCAGAGACGTTGTCTCTTGGAACGCCATCATCACTGCTTACTGGCAGAACAATGACTTTGTTGAATCCCGAAAGCTGTTTGATTTAATGCCTCTGAGAAATGTAGTTTCTTGGAACTCCATGATAGCGGCTTGCTTTCATAATGGCTTGGTGGATGAAGCTCTTTGGTATTTCTTGAAGATGCCTGCCAGGAATGTGGCTTCCTATAATGCAGTGATCTCtggttttgtgaggtttgatcgAATGGATGATGCCGTGAGGATTTTTGAAGCTATGCCTGTGAAGAATGTGATTTCGTATACTGCAATGGTTGATGGATTTGCTAGTAATGGGGAAGTTGACAAGGCTAGGGAATTGTTTGATCAGATGCTGGAGAAGAATGTAGTTTCTTGGACTGTGATGATTAGTGGGTACGTGGAGAATGAAAGATTTGAGGATGCAAGGaagttgtttgatgaaatgccagaGAAGAATGTTATCGCTTTCACGGCTATGATCACTGGATATTGTAAGGAGGGGAGAGTGAATGAAGCAAGGAGAATGTTTGATGGGCTCAAGCAAAAGGATGTTGTCTCTTGGAATGCTATGATTTCCG GTTACGCACATAATGGATACAGTGAGGAAGCATTGAAGCTTCATATCCAAATGGTGGAATCTGGAATGAAAGCTGATCATGCAACCTTGATTGCGGTTCTAACATCGTGTTCTGCCCTTGCATTACTACATCAAGGGAAGCAAATTCATGCAATTGCCACAAAAAACAGCTTAGATTCTAACATTTCCCTGTGTAATGCTTTAGTGACCATGTACAGTAGATGTGGGTCCATCAATGATTCAGAAGCAGTATTTCTAAATATCCCAACTCGAGACCTGGTCTCATGGAATACCATAATTGCAGCATATGCACAACATGGAGAATATCAGAAAgctctttcttttttccatgAAATGGAAGGAAATGGTCTTAAGCCAAACGGCATCACCTTTCTCAGCATCTTATCTGCTTGTGGCCATGCAGGAAAAGTAAATGAGAGTTTGTACTGGATTGATTTAATGGGTTCAAAGTATGAAATTGCACCAAGACCTGAACATTATTCTTGTCTTGTTGATACATTAAGCAGAGCAGGCCGGTTGGAGAAAGCTTATGAGTACATTAAACAAATGCCATTTGAAGCAGAAGGTTCTGTTTGGGGTGCACTACTCGGGGCTTGCTTGATGCATTCAAATGTAAAACTTGGGGAATTAGCTGCAGAGAAGCTTGTGCAATTGGATCCTCAAAATTCTGGGGCTTATGTGATGTTATCTAACATATATGCCGCAGGCGGTATGTGGGTGGATGTTACTAAGATTCGCGGAGTGATGAAAGAGCAAGGAGCTAAGAAACAGCCTGGCTATAGTTGGACAGAGATTTCGAATAAAGTTCATTTTTTCTTGGGAGGTGATGTGTCACATCCAGACATCAATAAGATTCATTTGGAGCTTAAAAGAATTAGTTTGCATATGAAAATAACCTATGATCAAGTTCTGTGGCCTGAGTTGTCATTTATATCTGATAGCAGGTAG